In Penaeus vannamei isolate JL-2024 chromosome 24, ASM4276789v1, whole genome shotgun sequence, the genomic stretch tcccttcctctctctctctctctctctctctctctctctttctctctctctctctctctctctctctctctctctctctctctctctctctctctctctctctctgtctctctctctctctctctctcatctctctctctctctctctctcttctctctctctctctctctctctctctctctctctctctctctctctctctctctctctgtctttctctctatcttgctttttctctctctctccctccttccccctccctctctttctctcttacttgatTAATTGTTTATATTAATGATCTCAGCTTAGAAGAGGCTCTAAAGGTTGTGAAGAGATTTCGGATTAAAAATCAAGGTGGCAAGAGAaggtggcgtgagagaggggagggatcagAAGGCAGGTTTTGCGTCGTATAATGttgctcttattctcctctctgtgTTGTTGTGAGGCTGGCTTACGTGCATCGGCTCAGGCGGGTTAAGACTGTGCGAGGGTGCCCATGTTTAAAATTTTTTAGCGTCTGAGagaaaaagttagagagagagagagatttgtgtgtgtgagtgtttgcgtgcgagtgtgtgtgtgtgcttgtgtgcactcTTCTACCGTTTCCAAACCCAATCTTTTAAGTTTGCTCACATAACCAGTTTTGAATGTGCTGACTCATGCTTAGTTTTAGTAAAatattttcttcatctctcctcctcagtACCGTTCTCTTGCTTGTATCCTTCCCCTTCTGTATTCCCACATTCTCCTCCTCGTATCCTTCTCCTTTTTgatttccttatcctcctccattcctgctttctccttctcattcgattctccctctccctccctttctccacagcCTCGAATCCCAATCttcattagaaataataacaaataaatgaataaataaacaaataataatgatgatattaatgatgatgataatgataataatgacaataatgattattatttctattactattattatcattagaataatagtgattatagtaataataatgataacaataataaaacaacaacaaacagacaaatgaaagagaaaacagatgatTCCCCTTCGTGCCCCCCGCTGACCCCGCTGACCCCGCCCTCCGCTCCTCTCCGGCAGATCCGCATGGAGGAGAGTCAGATCCGCGCCCTCGTCGCCGCCGCCCGCCAGGTCCTCCTCGAGCAGCCGACCCTGGTGGAGCTCGAGGCGCCCGTCAACATCGTGGGCGACATCCACGGCCAGTTCAACGACCTCCTGCGCCACTTCGACAAGCTGGGGTATCCTCCCGACCAGAACTACCTCTTCCTGGGCGACTACGTGGACAGGTGAGGAAGGAGgcgtggtagggagagggagggtgggagggagggagggagggagggaaagaagggaggaaggaagggagggaaggagggagggagggagggaaagaagggaagaaagaagggagggaaggagggagagagggagggaaagaagaagggagttaggaagggagggaaggagggagggatgacaggagggaaggagaaagagagagagaggaagggtagaaggcggaaacttctctctatatatatctgcgcatctgtctgtatgtttatgtatctgcAGGTCTGTTTATCaagctttttatctgtctatcaagctatctgtttatctttctctctctctctctctctctctctctctctctctctctctctctctctctctctctctctctctctctctctctctctctctctctctctctctctctctctctctccctagctcacTCTCTCCTATTTATTAAATGATTGAAATGCGCCCCATTTAGTCGAAAACAGACGAACGCGCATCAAAGCAACTGCATATTGTGTTGCCTTGAGCACGCTCTGCTTTACGTCGATATCCGAAGGCCATGCAAATGACTGATCCttttgttatataaaaaaaaaacaaaaaaaaaaacagggctaCCTAAGTAAATTCAAATCACTTACGGACACGTCTCTGAATTGCATGTATGATTGACTGACAGAGCTTGTTAACTTAATCAACAAGAGATGAAACACTTCCAATTGCGTATCAATTTCTGTCTGATGAAAATACGAGACAATGGCAAGGTTAATCTGCATgatgatatattttataatttctatatgatgataatgacattagatGATgctggtaatcatgatgataagtgCGTATCAGAatgtttaattatgatgatatcctatttttaatgataataatgataatgataattgtaacaatagtgtgaataataatggtgataataatagtaagaatgatatcaataatagtggtgatattgatagtgatcataataagtgatgaagataataataatcacaataatggtaatgataatgaatggtcatgataatgattatagcaaggatagtgatattgataataataatattaatgataacaataataataatgatgataataataataataataataataataataataataataataataataataataataataataataataataataataatgatagtaataataatgataataataatcaaaataatgatgataaaatgataaaaatgaaaataccaagaaagataataacaacaaaaacgagaagcagtaatgatgaaaaatggcaaaaacgtggacaacaataaaataaaagcaataaaagtaGAATCTCAAGAGAAAATACACTGTACCAGCCCTTGCTTGCCGTTGCAGAGGGAAGCAATCCCTGGAGACCATCTGCCTCGTTCTCGCCTACAAGGTCAAATACCCCAACAATTTCTTCATTCTTCGTGGCAACCATGAATGCGCCTCCATAAACAGGTCAGTAAATGATGTAATGTTTTATGACATTAAGGTCAATGTGATACGGGTCAATGGTTAGCGAAAGGATTTTCGTTGGATGCAGAAACTGTAGGAAAACTAAgtagttgatgttttttttttttattattattattatttttttattgcgctAATGCATCACACAAATCAAAGTCGCTaggttatgaataaataaatacaatgttACTGATCGATACTCCTCCCCTgcaaaaaaataagtatatatatatatatatatatatatatatatatatatatatatatatatatatatatatatatatatatgtttattttcttatctatttccaGGATATATGGTTTTTATGATGAGTGTAAGAGACGATACAACGTCAAGCTGTGGAAGACTTTCACTGATCTCTTCAACTGTTTACCGCTGTGTAAGTCTGACATTTTTTTAACATATTTCAAAAATCATTCAGATCCGCTTCGAACATAGGAACAGACATTAAGATGAATCCCTATTTGTAGAAACTTCTGGGTGAAATTGGCAATAGAACTAATGGCTGAAAATAACACAAGTAAATGAATAGCAGAAAGATGTGTTTGTGATAAAATGTCAGACAACCCATCATACACAAAATAAGGTTAATCTAAGAGTGGACAATTTCTCAGCCAAATTCATTGTATACTCAGATCTAATTCTGTCTTTCAATCACATAGATATGCAGTAGTTCGTCTCTTCAAGTAATAATTAACCCAAGTCGTCTTCTTGCAGCTGCACTCATCGAAGGAACCATCTTGTGTATGCACGGGGGCCTCTCGCCTGACTTGCAGAGCCTTGAGCAGGTAACTTGAGATTCGTTAGTTTATTTTGGTGAGAACTTTGCATATGTGTttagttttcgttgttttttttcctattcagaGAACTTTTTTAGTTGTTTAAATGTTGTACATGATAGATATGATTTAGGATCTCTAGTGTtgtctctccccacttctctctctcttacactccttccatcttcttccttccttccttccctccctccctccctccctccctccttccttccttccttccttccttccttccttcctttcttccttccttcctccctccctccctccctcccttcctccctctctgcatccctccctccctccctccctccctccctccctccctccctccttccttcccccctcccttcctccttccctccctcccccttccccctcccccttccccacttccctccctgcttccctacccttccctccctcccccctcccccttccccacgtccctccctcccccctcccccttccccacgtccctccctcccccctccctccctccctcccctctccttaccccctccccacgtccctccctgtttccctacccctcccccctccctctctccctcccttcccccctcattccctcttccctcccttcttccccatcatgtAACCTGCCTTCCCTACCTCCAGTTACGTAACATCGAGCGCCCTCTCAACGTGCCCGACTCCGGCCTCGTGTGCGACCTTCTGTGGGCTGACCCTGATGAGGTAAGCGCgggcattttatttattcacttactcaatcattcattcatgtattagGTTATtcatcgatttatttatttacttattcatgtatttattcaagtatccgtttgtttattaatttatttagttatttatctattaatgtgttcacttattcatttatctattcatgtaatCGGTTATTCATTAGTTCATTCATTtgattattgatttgtttattcatgtattcggttatttatcgatttatgtatttacttatttatgtatttattcatggatccgtttgtttattcatttatttagttatttttctactaatgtattcacttattcatttatctattcatgtattcgGTTATTTATCAgttaattcatttaattattgatttgtttatttatgtatttggttatctatcaattcatttatttacgcttttatctatctgtgcgtgtgtgtttgattacTTATGTAATTACTTAATTCTTGGCGTAGTATTGACTCGAGAAACATTTGGTAGCTAATTTCGTTTTAGAATGGAAGTATAAGACGTTTGTTATCAAAATTAGATAGACTGATAGCTGGGCAGGTAAGTGAAAATAattgggtagatagattgatatataaagtatctgacagatagacaggtaaatagatagaggttCAACAGAATCAGCAAATGTAATATCCTTGAACACCACAATGGTCTTGCTTAAACAGCGATGACGTCACACGAATTCGGTGGGCTAAATCTAAGGCAAAAACACCGAGAAAGGCAAGATGCGGGCGCCGTGATATCAAGCCGCGGCGGTGGTTACGAAACTCCAATTAGCCTGAAGGAAATCAGATCCCATAAAATTTAACCctcagcaaaaataaaaaaataaaataaaaaagggatgGCTTTAGTTAGTAAATATATTTACCCATCAGCTTAAGTAAGTGTTTGATCTTTCCCTTGCttagttattaaaattatttcaacTTGAAGTTTTACAGATCTTAGTGAAATGAGGAGAATAAACACCGtagatttaattatttatttggcGCGGTCACTATTGAAATGGGAATAAAGATCACAAATTGATTATGTGAAATTGATATGGCGATTATGAAAGTGAGGacgataataatgtgataatactaatggtgatgcttatgatgttaatggtaattattttgataataataatgatactgtaaatgataataactgattgttgtaatattagtaatagtaatgataatgataagaatataaataatgataactgttattatagttgtagtgatgataatgaaaataatgataataataatgatagtgataataataatgatgatgataataattatgataataataataataataataataataataatgataatgatgataacaatgataatagtaataatagaaaagatcaacaataataatagtgatattaataatgatcatgatgcccAAACTGATGCGCCTCGAGCACCCGTTCCTCTCGACGCAACGCCCGTTTTGAGCCAAGCTCTCCCTTTGCAGGAGGTTCCCGGCTGGGGCCCCAACGACCGGGGCGTCTCGTGGACGTTCGGCGGCGACGTGCTGAAGGCCTTCCTCGAGCACCACGACCTCAGCCTCGTGGTCAGAGCTCACCAGGTGATTATCGCATCATATTTTGCCTTTGATCTTTCTGCAAGCGGGGATTCACGCGTACAaatttacatagacacacataatatgcatatatacatacatacatacatatgtatatatatatatatatatatatatatatatatgtatgtatgtatgtttgtatatatatatatatgtacacacacgcacgcacacacacacacacacacacacacacacacacacacacacacacacacacacacacacacacac encodes the following:
- the LOC113804458 gene encoding uncharacterized protein, producing the protein MVVFQDSATKMRYEDPFDVDSFINNLLFLKKYPGKNIRMEESQIRALVAAARQVLLEQPTLVELEAPVNIVGDIHGQFNDLLRHFDKLGYPPDQNYLFLGDYVDRGKQSLETICLVLAYKVKYPNNFFILRGNHECASINRIYGFYDECKRRYNVKLWKTFTDLFNCLPLSALIEGTILCMHGGLSPDLQSLEQLRNIERPLNVPDSGLVCDLLWADPDEEVPGWGPNDRGVSWTFGGDVLKAFLEHHDLSLVVRAHQVVEDGYQFFEKRSLVTLFSAPNYCGEFDNAGAVMGVSQDLTCWFNIVPPDRRRVYIKK